The Actinopolymorpha sp. NPDC004070 genome includes the window CGGACCAGGTGCTCGCCCGCAGCGTCCTGGCGACCATCAGGTTCCGCAACCTGGTCGGGCAGCGCTACGTCGCGTTGTCGGAGGGAGCCGGTGGCGCCGCGCCCTTGCCCGAGGGCGGCACCATCCCGGTCGCCCAGACCCGTCCGGCACTGGACCTGACCGTGCTCTTCGACGGCTTCAAGCCGCTGTTCGCCGCGTTGTCGCCGCAGGACGTCAACCAGCTGGCGTACGAGATCATCCAGGTGCTGCAGGGCGAGGGCGGCACGGTGGAGAGCCTGCTCGCGCACACCGCGTCCCTCACCAGCACCCTCGCCGACCGGGACCAGGTGATCGGCGACCTGATCGACCACCTCGACACCGTGCTCGCCACCGTCGCGAAACGCGACCGGAAACTGTCCGACCTGGTGGTGCAGCTGCAGCGGTTCGTGTCCGGGCTGGCCGCGGACCGCAAGGCCATCGGCGACTCGCTGGACTCGATCGTCGCGCTCAACCGGCAGACCGCCGGGCTCCTCCGCGACGCCCGCCCGGACCTGCGGACCGACGTCACCCAGCTCGGCAGGGTGGCCGGAACCCTGGACGACAACTCCGCCCTGGTGCAGCGCACGCTGCGGCGGATGCCCGGCAAGCTCGACCGGCTCACCAGGACCGCGACGTACGGCTCGTGGTTCAACTTCTATCTGTGCGACTTCGACGGGCGGATCGTCCTGCCGTCGGGTCAGGAGCTACCCCGGGCCGGCCTGCACGTCACCGACGCGAGGTGCCAACGATGAGGTCGCGGTCGCCCCGCTACTACACCACCGTCGGCGCGGTGGGGCTCCTCGTGCTCGCCGCCCTGGTCTACGTCGCGTTCCACGCCGCCGACCTGCCGCTGATCGGGGGCGGTACGACGTACGCCGCGCGGTTCGGCGAGGCCGGCGGGCTCCGGGCCGACGACGAGGTTCGGGTCGCGGGAGTGAAGGTCGGGCACGTCCGCGCGGTCGAGCTCGCCGGGTCGCACGTGCGGGTGGAGTTCCGGATCACCGACGACCGGGTCCGGCTCGGGCGCGACACGGGTGCGGCGATCCGGATCCGCACGCTGCTCGGCCGCAAGTACCTCTCCCTGGTGCCGTCGGGACCGGGGAGGCTGGACCCGGCCACGGAGATCCCGCAGTCCCGCACCGTCTCGCCGTACGACGTGGTCGAGGCGTTCGGCGACCTGGCCACGACCACCGGCCGGATCGACACCGCGCAGCTCGCCACCGCGCTGGACACGCTGAGCACGACGTTCGCGGGTACACCGGCGGAGGTCCGCGGCTCGCTCGACGGGCTGTCCCGGCTGTCGCGCACCATCGCCTCGCGCGACCAGGAGCTGCACCGGCTGCTCGCGCACGCCAACCAGGTGTCCCGCGTCCTCGCCGACCGGGACACCGAACTCGTCGCGCTGGTCCGCGACGGCGACCTGGTGCTGCGCGAGGTGCGTGCCCGGCGGGCGCTGATCCACCAGCTGCTGGTCACCGCGCAGGAGCTGTCGGCGCAGATCAGCGGCCTGGTGGCGGACAACCAGGCCCGGCTGGAGCCGGCGCTGAAGCGGCTGGCCTCGGTGGTCGGCATGCTCCGCGCCAACCAGGACAGCCTGGACCGGAGCATCCGGGCGCTGGCGCCGTTCCTGCGGGTGTTCACCAACACCGTCGGCACCGGCCCGTGGTTCGACACCTACATCCCCAACCTGGTGCCGCTTCCCGCCGCTCCGCGGCTCCCCGGAGGTGGCCGATGATCCGGGTGCCCGGCACGCTGCGTGGGAGCCTGCGTGGGAACTTGTCGAGGAGCCCGCGCGGGAGCTCGCCGAAAAAGGCGTCCGCGCGCGGGTGGGAGTGGGCCCGGGCGCGCGGGCGGGCAGTCGCCGTCGTCCTCGCCCTGGCCGCGGTGGCCGGGCTCACCTACGCGGTGTGGCCGGACCCGCCGCGCAGGCACCTGGTGGCGCACTTCCCGCGGACGGTCGGCCTCTACGCCGGCTCCGACGTACGCATCCTCGGCGTGCCGGTGGGCCGGGTGGACCAGGTCCGCCCGGAGGGGACCGCCGTGCGGGTCGAGATGTCGTACGACGCGAAGCAGAAGGTCCCCGCCGACGCCCGGGCGGTGGTGATCTCGCCGTCGATGGTCAGCGACCGGTACGTCCAGCTCACCCCGGTCTACCGCGGCGGGCCCGTGCTCGCCGACGGAGCCGAGATCGCGCTGCCGCGCACTGCCGTTCCCGTCGAACTGGACCGCATCTACCAGAGCCTGGACGACCTGGTGGTCGCCCTCGGCCCGAACGGCGCCAACCAGAAGGGCTCGTTGTCCCGGCTGCTCACCGTGGGCGCGGACAACCTGCGCGGGCAGGGCGGGAAGCTGCACTCCACGGTCGGCGACCTCGCCGACGCCACCCAGACGCTGTCCGGCGGGCGGCAGGACCTGTTCGCGACCGTACGGCAACTGCAGAAGTTCACCGGCGCACTGGCGGCCAGCGACACGCAGGTCCGTGCGTTCAACAGCGACCTGGCCGGCGTCGCGGACCAGCTTGCGGGGGAGCGGGGCGACCTGCGCGCCGCGCTCGCCGAACTCGCCGCCGCCCTCACCGACGTGGCGGCGTTCGTCCGGGACAACCGCGCCGAGGTACGCGCCAACGTGCACGGTCTCACCGAGCTGTCGAAGACGCTCGTACGGCAACAGGACGCCCTGCGCGAGGTGCTGGACACCGCGCCGGTGGCCCTGTCCAACCTCGACCACACCTACAACCCGCGTACGGGCACGCTGGACACGCGGAACAACTTCGCCCAGACCGACGACCCCGGTGCCTACCTGTGCGCGCTGCTGCGCCAGTCCGGGCAGCCGAAGTCGGTGTGCGACGACCTGACCAAGGTCCTCGACGACCTGCCGTTGCCGCAGGTGCCGGGCGGGCCGGCCGCCGACGGCACATCGGGGACCGGCACATCGGGCACGGGCACGGCGGGCGCGGCGGGCGCGGGCACGGCCGGGCAGTCCGCCCCGACCAGCGACCGCACGCTCGGCGGGATCCTCCGATGAGCGCGGTGCCGGGGCGGCGCGGGGCCGCGACCGTACGCCCGACCGCCGTACTCCGGACCGGCGTACTCCTCCTCGTCGGCGTCCTGCTCACCGGCTGCGGCTTCACCGTCTACGACCTCCCCCTTCCCGGCGGCGGGGGAGCCGGCGGGGACGCCTACGAGGTGACGGTGCGGTTCCGGGACGTGCTCGACCTGGTGCCGCGCTCGGCGGTGAAGGTCGACGACGTCACGGTCGGCGAGGTGGAGAAGGTCTACCTGGACGGCTACACCGCCGACGTGCGGCTCCGGCTCGCCCGGACGGTGCGGCTGCCCGACAACGCGACCGCGCGGATCCGCCAGACGAGTCTGCTCGGGGAGAAGTTCGTCTCCCTGTCGCCGCCCGCCGACCGGGCCGGCTACGGGCGGCTCGGTGACGGTGACGTGATCTCGCTCGCCCGTACCGGCCGCGACGTCGAGGTCGAGGAGGTGCTCTCGGCGCTGTCGCTGCTGCTCAACGGCGGGGGAGTGGCGCAGCTGAAGACCATCGAGGTCGAGCTGAACAAGGCGATGTCGGGCCGCGAACCGGACGTACGCCGGCTGCTGACCAACCTGAACACCTTCCTCGGGCAGCTCGACGCCCACAAGCAGGACATCACCCGGGCGATCGAGAACCTGGACCGGCTGTCGGCGTCCATGGCCGCGCAGAAGACCACCCTGGCCGCGGCCGTGGACCAGCTGCCTGCCGCCCTGAAGGTCCTTGCCGACCAGCGCCGCGACCTCACCCGGATGCTGGTGGAGCTGTCCCGGCTCGGCGACGTCGGCGCGCGGGTGATCGTCGCCTCCCGCGAGGACCTGCTGGCCAACCTGCGTGCGCTGGACCCGATCCTCACCGAGCTGGCCCGCGCGGGAGACAGCCTGCCGAAGTCGCTGCAGCTGCTGTTCACCTATCCGTTCTCCGACGCCACGGCGAACGCGGTCGCCGGCGACTACACCAACCTCCAGCTCACCCTCGACGTCGACCTGCAGGGCCTGCTGTCCGGTCGTGCTCCGCTGCCGGTTCCGCCGCTGCCCCGCGTCCCGCTCCCCACCAGGGCGCCCACCACCCGCCCGACCGTGCCGGTCCCGACGTCACTGCCCAGAGTCCCGCTCCCGACCGCGTTGCCCACCTCCCTGCCGACGTCCCTGCCGACGCTGCCGGTGCCGCACCCGAAGAGACCGGGGCCGGGCTGCCTGCCGCCGCTGGCCTGCGCCGACGGCGCCGCGTACGTCGTTCCCGCCTACGACCCGAACCTCGGCCGGCTGCTCGTCGGAGGTGTGCTGTGATCACCCGCACCGTCCGGATCCAGCTGGTGGTGTTCGTGGCGCTGACGCTGGTGGGTACCGCCGTCGCCGGGATCAGGTACGCCGGACTCGGGCGGACGCTCCTCGGCGGGACGTACGTCGTGGATGCCGACTTCGCCGACGCCGGAGGGATCTTCACCGGCGCGGAGGTCACCTACCGCGGAGTCGCCGTCGGGCGAGTCGACCGGCTGCGTCCCACCAGGTCCGGCGTCGACGTCGCGCTCACTCTCGACGCCGGCACCCGCGTACCCGCCGACACCCTCGCCGTGGTCGCCAACCGCTCGGCGATCGGTGAGCAGTACGTCGATCTCCAGCCCCGGCAGCGCGGGGGGCCGTACCTGCGCGACGGCACCCGGATCGCCCGCGCCGACACCCGGACGCCGCTGCCCACGACGACGCTGCTGCTCGACCTGGACCGGCTCGCCTCGTCGGTGCCGAAGAAGGACCTGGTCACGGTCCTGGACGAGCTCGGGACGGCGTTCGCCGGCACCGGCCCGGATCTCGCCCGGCTGGTCGACGCGGGGAACTCCCTGGTCGAGACGGCCGACGCCAACCTCGCCCAGACCGTCGACCTGATCGACCGCGGCGGCACCGTCCTCGACACCCAGCGGGACTCCGGCACCGCGATCAGGAGCTTCGCCGGCGACCTCGCGGACCTGTCCGACACGGTGGCCGGAGCCGACCCGGACCTGCGCGAGGTGCTGGCGTCCGGCGTCCTGACCGCCCAGCAGGTGCAGGGCCTGGTGGACGAGAACGCCGGCGACGTGTCCGTACTCCTCGCCAACCTCGCGAGCACCGGGCAGCTCGTCCGGGTCCGGCTGCGGGGGGTCCAGCAGGCGCTGATCCTCTACCCGTACGTCGTCCGCGGTGGCTACACCGTGGTCGCCCGCGACCCCGGCACCGGCCACTACACGGCGCACTTCGGGCTCCAGCTCGCGACCTCGCCCGGGTCCTGCCGCCAGGGCTACCAGGGCACGAGGCGGCGGAGCCCGCAGGAGCTGGGACCGACACCGGTGAACACCGACGCGCGGTGCACCGACCGTACGACCACGGAACGCGGGGCCCAGAACGCTCCGGGGGCCGGTGCCGGCGCGCCGCGAACGGGCCCGAAGTCTCCGCGGCCGGGGGCGCCGCAGTCCGACGCTGGACGGTCGGGGTCCGGACGGTCGGGGGTCCGGCCGGCGGCGTACGACCCGGCGACCGGAGTGGTCCGGCTCCCCGGGGGAGAGCCGGCCCGGATCGGCTCACTCGGGGGAGAGCAACGTGCCTTCGGAAAGGAGTCGTGGAAGTGGCTGTTGATCGGACCGATGACGCGATGACGAACCTGCTGGACGAGACCCCGGACGCCGGCGTCCAGACGGTCCACGAGAGTCCGGTGGACGAGGGCCGGGCGGATGAGGGCGGGCCGGACCGAGCCCTGCCCCGGCCGCGGCCGCTCGGTCCCGTCGTCGCCGTACTGGCGGCACTACTCCTCGCCGGCCTGGTGGCCTCGGGTTTCCTCGGCTCCCGGGTCCTCGCGACCCACCGCGAGGACCGCTCACGCGCGCAGGCCCTGCACGCGGCCCGGCAGCTGGTGGCCGACTTCACCACCGTCGACTACCGGACGTTCGACCGGCAGTCGGGGGAGGTGCTGGACCTCGCCTCGGGCGACTTCCACAGCCAGTACGCCCACGCGGCGAAGCAGCTGCGGACGCTGGTCACCCGGAACCGCACCGTCTCCCACGGCCAGATCCTCGAGGCCGGGATCACCAGCTTCGACCAGGACTCCGCGCGCGTACTGGTCGTCGCCGACGCCCAGGTGACGCACGTCGGCGCCGACAAGCCCGAGCTCCGGACGTACCGGCTCCAGCTCGACCTCAGCCGGGAGAAGGCGGGCTGGCGGGTGGTCGAGCTGCAGTTCGTGGGCTGACCGGCGCGGGGGAAGCAGTGCGCGGGGAGCGGGGGAGCGGAACACCGCAGCTGGATCATGGAACGGGGAGAGCAGGAGTACCGAACGATGAGCGTGGCCGACACCAACGCAGCCGGGACGCCCGCAGCCGGGACGTCCGCAGCTGAGACGTCCGCAGCTGACCCGGTCGCGGCTGCCCGCCGGCGCACCTGGCCGGTCGCCGTCCTCGCCGGCGCCGTGACCCTCGTCCTGGCCGCCACCGCGGTCCTCGGATACCGGGCGAAGGTGGCGGACGAGGTGGACTCCGCCCGGACCGGGGCCTCGGGCGCCGCCCGTACCGCCGCCCAGGTCGTCCTCGGCTACGACTACCGCCACCTGGACGCGGATTTCGGCCGGTCCCTGGCCCTGCTGACCGGTGGCTTCCGGGACAAGTACACCCAGACCGCCACGAGCCTGGTCAGGCCGACCGCGGCGCAGACCCACGCGGTCGTGGTCGCGGAGGTCAGGTCGGTGTCGGTGGTGTCGGCGACCCCCGACCGGGTGGTCACCCTCCTGTTCGTCAACCAGACCACGACCAGCAACCGGACGGCGGAGCCCCGGACCGACCTCAACCGCGTCCGGATGACCATGCGCCGGGTGGGCGACCGGTGGCTGGTCAGCGAGATGAAGGGCCTGTGATCTGCCGGTTCGTCCCGGGAAAAGATCACCGAACCCCCCGTCACCTCCTTGACTCGGCCTCACAGTCGGTCCATGCTTCCGGAGAGGCCGTGCGGGGGCTGGCCGCGCAAAGAGCTCGCCGATGGCGATGGAGCTTCGGTGGCAAATTCTCCGCGTAATCCGAGGTACTAGACAGCAGTGCGCCAGCGGGCTACACTGTCGCTTTGCCCTGCCTTCCGACCGTGCCTGGGTTCACCCTGAGGTCGGTCCGGCATGTGAGAGACGAGTCCGCAAGCCTCGGAAGGACCCCTCTTGGCCGCTTCGCGTTCCACTGCGTCCACCACGTCCGCCCGCACATCCACCTCCGATCGCGTCGCCGCGCCACATCGCGTCTCGTTCGCCAAGATCAAGGAGCCCGCCGAGGTTCCCGACCTGCTCGCGTTGCAGGTCGAGAGCTTCGACACCCTGGTCGGCAACGAGCGGTGGCAGGCCCGCTCGGAGAAGGCCCTCTCGGAGGGCCGTCACGACGTTCCCGACCGTTCCGGTCTGGAGGAGATCTTCGAGGAGATCTCCCCGATCGAGGACTTCTCGGGAACGATGTCCCTCTCGTTCCGTGATCACCGGTTCGAGCCGCCGAAGAACTCCGTCGACGAGTGCAAGGACCGCGACTTCACCTACGCGGCCCCGTTGTTCG containing:
- a CDS encoding MCE family protein, which produces MSRSFLRRVRLRPRISDRTTTAAAADRTTAAAAAKLAVFVTVTTLATALLAVTIANVGFGASREYHAVFTDVTGVEKGDDVRIAGVRVGEVRAVDVLPGRGGDGALARLTFTVAADQVLARSVLATIRFRNLVGQRYVALSEGAGGAAPLPEGGTIPVAQTRPALDLTVLFDGFKPLFAALSPQDVNQLAYEIIQVLQGEGGTVESLLAHTASLTSTLADRDQVIGDLIDHLDTVLATVAKRDRKLSDLVVQLQRFVSGLAADRKAIGDSLDSIVALNRQTAGLLRDARPDLRTDVTQLGRVAGTLDDNSALVQRTLRRMPGKLDRLTRTATYGSWFNFYLCDFDGRIVLPSGQELPRAGLHVTDARCQR
- a CDS encoding MCE family protein; translation: MRSRSPRYYTTVGAVGLLVLAALVYVAFHAADLPLIGGGTTYAARFGEAGGLRADDEVRVAGVKVGHVRAVELAGSHVRVEFRITDDRVRLGRDTGAAIRIRTLLGRKYLSLVPSGPGRLDPATEIPQSRTVSPYDVVEAFGDLATTTGRIDTAQLATALDTLSTTFAGTPAEVRGSLDGLSRLSRTIASRDQELHRLLAHANQVSRVLADRDTELVALVRDGDLVLREVRARRALIHQLLVTAQELSAQISGLVADNQARLEPALKRLASVVGMLRANQDSLDRSIRALAPFLRVFTNTVGTGPWFDTYIPNLVPLPAAPRLPGGGR
- a CDS encoding MCE family protein, whose translation is MIRVPGTLRGSLRGNLSRSPRGSSPKKASARGWEWARARGRAVAVVLALAAVAGLTYAVWPDPPRRHLVAHFPRTVGLYAGSDVRILGVPVGRVDQVRPEGTAVRVEMSYDAKQKVPADARAVVISPSMVSDRYVQLTPVYRGGPVLADGAEIALPRTAVPVELDRIYQSLDDLVVALGPNGANQKGSLSRLLTVGADNLRGQGGKLHSTVGDLADATQTLSGGRQDLFATVRQLQKFTGALAASDTQVRAFNSDLAGVADQLAGERGDLRAALAELAAALTDVAAFVRDNRAEVRANVHGLTELSKTLVRQQDALREVLDTAPVALSNLDHTYNPRTGTLDTRNNFAQTDDPGAYLCALLRQSGQPKSVCDDLTKVLDDLPLPQVPGGPAADGTSGTGTSGTGTAGAAGAGTAGQSAPTSDRTLGGILR
- a CDS encoding MCE family protein: MSAVPGRRGAATVRPTAVLRTGVLLLVGVLLTGCGFTVYDLPLPGGGGAGGDAYEVTVRFRDVLDLVPRSAVKVDDVTVGEVEKVYLDGYTADVRLRLARTVRLPDNATARIRQTSLLGEKFVSLSPPADRAGYGRLGDGDVISLARTGRDVEVEEVLSALSLLLNGGGVAQLKTIEVELNKAMSGREPDVRRLLTNLNTFLGQLDAHKQDITRAIENLDRLSASMAAQKTTLAAAVDQLPAALKVLADQRRDLTRMLVELSRLGDVGARVIVASREDLLANLRALDPILTELARAGDSLPKSLQLLFTYPFSDATANAVAGDYTNLQLTLDVDLQGLLSGRAPLPVPPLPRVPLPTRAPTTRPTVPVPTSLPRVPLPTALPTSLPTSLPTLPVPHPKRPGPGCLPPLACADGAAYVVPAYDPNLGRLLVGGVL
- a CDS encoding MlaD family protein, which translates into the protein MITRTVRIQLVVFVALTLVGTAVAGIRYAGLGRTLLGGTYVVDADFADAGGIFTGAEVTYRGVAVGRVDRLRPTRSGVDVALTLDAGTRVPADTLAVVANRSAIGEQYVDLQPRQRGGPYLRDGTRIARADTRTPLPTTTLLLDLDRLASSVPKKDLVTVLDELGTAFAGTGPDLARLVDAGNSLVETADANLAQTVDLIDRGGTVLDTQRDSGTAIRSFAGDLADLSDTVAGADPDLREVLASGVLTAQQVQGLVDENAGDVSVLLANLASTGQLVRVRLRGVQQALILYPYVVRGGYTVVARDPGTGHYTAHFGLQLATSPGSCRQGYQGTRRRSPQELGPTPVNTDARCTDRTTTERGAQNAPGAGAGAPRTGPKSPRPGAPQSDAGRSGSGRSGVRPAAYDPATGVVRLPGGEPARIGSLGGEQRAFGKESWKWLLIGPMTR